A window of Lepidochelys kempii isolate rLepKem1 chromosome 1, rLepKem1.hap2, whole genome shotgun sequence contains these coding sequences:
- the LOC140895656 gene encoding OX-2 membrane glycoprotein-like isoform X3: protein MDHEVLQVTWQKESGEGKGNIATYSRINGHRILGNYSSRVNFTQSELTVSAITVHAVTLQDEGCYKCIFNTFPMGSITGRTCLKVYAISEPIVEAKLVSSADNGEEEVLEISCSVTGKPAPVISWNLSHHLQQEPGQYLINHSDQTVTVISNFTHVPSRIHWENPAGCVIQHPLLNVTLTLSKDGQVQGQSATVDAVTIYVLVALIPLGLLCICFCILSIRWKRQHQMDRNKADLCWVLPICTKDMRHGQRTKNDKQGPDKLPPFRELLDR from the exons ATGGATCATGAAGTGCTGCAAGTCACCTGGCAGAAGGAGAGTGGAGAGGGCAAAGGCAACATAGCAACCTACAGCAGGATTAACGGACACAGAATCCTGGGTAACTATAGCAGCCGTGTGAACTTCACCCAGAGTGAGCTGACGGTCTCTGCCATTACTGTTCATGCAGTCACCCTGCAGGACGAAGGCTGTTACAAATGTATCTTCAACACATTTCCCATGGGATCCATCACTGGCAGGACATGCCTCAAGGTTTATG CAATATCAGAGCCCATAGTGGAGGCCAAGCTCGTGTCCAGTGCAGACAATGGTGAGGAGGAGGTGCTGGAAATAAGCTGCTCAGTAACAGGGAAACCAGCTCCAGTGATCAGCTGGAACCTGTCCCATCACCTTCAGCAGGAGCCAGGACAGTATCTCATCAATCACTCAGACCAGACTGTGACTGTTATCAGCAATTTCACACATGTCCCCTCCAGGATTCACTGGGAGAACCCAGCTGGCTGTGTGATCCAACATCCGCTCTTAAACGTGACACTGACTCTGTCCAAGGATGGGCAGGTCCAGG GCCAATCAGCAACAGTCGATGCTGTAACAATCTACGTATTGGTTGCTTTGATTCCCTTGGGGCTCTTGTGCATCTGCTTCTGCATCTTGTCCATCCGCTGGAAGCGACAACACCAAATGGATAGAAACAAAGCTGATCTCTGTTGG GTTCTTCCCATATGCACCAAGGACATGAGGCATGGACAGCGcactaaaaatgataaacaaggcCCTGACAAGCTTCCTCCCTTTAGAGAACTCTTGGACAGATGA
- the LOC140895656 gene encoding OX-2 membrane glycoprotein-like isoform X1 has product MEGLQAKHAKNSHSEVAEGCCLGSLQVVHRKVQLSKTGENVTFQCQLVMDHEVLQVTWQKESGEGKGNIATYSRINGHRILGNYSSRVNFTQSELTVSAITVHAVTLQDEGCYKCIFNTFPMGSITGRTCLKVYAISEPIVEAKLVSSADNGEEEVLEISCSVTGKPAPVISWNLSHHLQQEPGQYLINHSDQTVTVISNFTHVPSRIHWENPAGCVIQHPLLNVTLTLSKDGQVQGQSATVDAVTIYVLVALIPLGLLCICFCILSIRWKRQHQMDRNKADLCWVLPICTKDMRHGQRTKNDKQGPDKLPPFRELLDR; this is encoded by the exons ATGGAAGGTCTGCAGGCAAAGCATGCCAAGAATTCTCACTCAGAAGTTGCAGAGGGGTGTTGCCTTG GCTCACTGCAGGTCGTTCATAGGAAGGTCCAATTGTCCAAGACTGGAGAAAATGTTACTTTCCAATGCCAGCTTGTCATGGATCATGAAGTGCTGCAAGTCACCTGGCAGAAGGAGAGTGGAGAGGGCAAAGGCAACATAGCAACCTACAGCAGGATTAACGGACACAGAATCCTGGGTAACTATAGCAGCCGTGTGAACTTCACCCAGAGTGAGCTGACGGTCTCTGCCATTACTGTTCATGCAGTCACCCTGCAGGACGAAGGCTGTTACAAATGTATCTTCAACACATTTCCCATGGGATCCATCACTGGCAGGACATGCCTCAAGGTTTATG CAATATCAGAGCCCATAGTGGAGGCCAAGCTCGTGTCCAGTGCAGACAATGGTGAGGAGGAGGTGCTGGAAATAAGCTGCTCAGTAACAGGGAAACCAGCTCCAGTGATCAGCTGGAACCTGTCCCATCACCTTCAGCAGGAGCCAGGACAGTATCTCATCAATCACTCAGACCAGACTGTGACTGTTATCAGCAATTTCACACATGTCCCCTCCAGGATTCACTGGGAGAACCCAGCTGGCTGTGTGATCCAACATCCGCTCTTAAACGTGACACTGACTCTGTCCAAGGATGGGCAGGTCCAGG GCCAATCAGCAACAGTCGATGCTGTAACAATCTACGTATTGGTTGCTTTGATTCCCTTGGGGCTCTTGTGCATCTGCTTCTGCATCTTGTCCATCCGCTGGAAGCGACAACACCAAATGGATAGAAACAAAGCTGATCTCTGTTGG GTTCTTCCCATATGCACCAAGGACATGAGGCATGGACAGCGcactaaaaatgataaacaaggcCCTGACAAGCTTCCTCCCTTTAGAGAACTCTTGGACAGATGA
- the LOC140895656 gene encoding OX-2 membrane glycoprotein-like isoform X2, translating into MIFTCIFFSWVWAIAAGSLQVVHRKVQLSKTGENVTFQCQLVMDHEVLQVTWQKESGEGKGNIATYSRINGHRILGNYSSRVNFTQSELTVSAITVHAVTLQDEGCYKCIFNTFPMGSITGRTCLKVYAISEPIVEAKLVSSADNGEEEVLEISCSVTGKPAPVISWNLSHHLQQEPGQYLINHSDQTVTVISNFTHVPSRIHWENPAGCVIQHPLLNVTLTLSKDGQVQGQSATVDAVTIYVLVALIPLGLLCICFCILSIRWKRQHQMDRNKADLCWVLPICTKDMRHGQRTKNDKQGPDKLPPFRELLDR; encoded by the exons ATGATATTCACATGCATTTTCTTCTCTTGGGTCTGGGCGATAGCAGCAG GCTCACTGCAGGTCGTTCATAGGAAGGTCCAATTGTCCAAGACTGGAGAAAATGTTACTTTCCAATGCCAGCTTGTCATGGATCATGAAGTGCTGCAAGTCACCTGGCAGAAGGAGAGTGGAGAGGGCAAAGGCAACATAGCAACCTACAGCAGGATTAACGGACACAGAATCCTGGGTAACTATAGCAGCCGTGTGAACTTCACCCAGAGTGAGCTGACGGTCTCTGCCATTACTGTTCATGCAGTCACCCTGCAGGACGAAGGCTGTTACAAATGTATCTTCAACACATTTCCCATGGGATCCATCACTGGCAGGACATGCCTCAAGGTTTATG CAATATCAGAGCCCATAGTGGAGGCCAAGCTCGTGTCCAGTGCAGACAATGGTGAGGAGGAGGTGCTGGAAATAAGCTGCTCAGTAACAGGGAAACCAGCTCCAGTGATCAGCTGGAACCTGTCCCATCACCTTCAGCAGGAGCCAGGACAGTATCTCATCAATCACTCAGACCAGACTGTGACTGTTATCAGCAATTTCACACATGTCCCCTCCAGGATTCACTGGGAGAACCCAGCTGGCTGTGTGATCCAACATCCGCTCTTAAACGTGACACTGACTCTGTCCAAGGATGGGCAGGTCCAGG GCCAATCAGCAACAGTCGATGCTGTAACAATCTACGTATTGGTTGCTTTGATTCCCTTGGGGCTCTTGTGCATCTGCTTCTGCATCTTGTCCATCCGCTGGAAGCGACAACACCAAATGGATAGAAACAAAGCTGATCTCTGTTGG GTTCTTCCCATATGCACCAAGGACATGAGGCATGGACAGCGcactaaaaatgataaacaaggcCCTGACAAGCTTCCTCCCTTTAGAGAACTCTTGGACAGATGA